GGGAAAGCGACAGCCAAAACACACAATCCGAGTGCCAGTGGAAGCGTAATCGATGCGGCTCACATTAGATGGTCGTCCCGGCGAGGACCAAAGCCCAGTTGAAGTGAGCCGGACGGAGTCCTTGGCCAGCCACCAGCATTTCAAGTGCTCCCCAACAGGACCAACAGGACCTACTGACTGACCTCTCCGGGAACTGCTCCCTTcgctggcgctgctgcttTTTATCCCAAGCTGCTGCTTCGTTTATCATTTGTTGTTCACTTGTCGAAATTTTATTGCTGCAATCTTGtttgtcgtcgtcgtcctcgtccttttccttttcctcgTCAAAGAAGCGCGCACGCCGGGCGACATTTCAAATGCCATCCTAAGGACTTTTACACACATATATAGCGGAGGTCGCAATTGTAGCAACAAGATATCATGTATATTGTCATGGTTCTTTGTATTATGATGAAGGAATAAAAAACCTACTTTACTAACATAGCTACTTGCACTTCTTTAAAAGCTTTAATTAGTCTAAAAATTACTTTGTTTAATATGAAAACCTGTATCGATATATTAGTTaaattgtataattatttcttCGCTTTCCTTCTTTCTTACTTGCTATTATCTTGACCCCAACTGTGTTCGTATCCACTTGAACCAGAGGCGTAGCCATATCCTGATGAATATTCGAGTCCTTTTCTTACTCGCCCCCTTCTACGCAACTGGCTGGGTAAGCCGAATGCTCATTTTATCCAAGAGGACTGGACATTGTTGTTCAGGCTGTCGTTGTCGCAGCCGGAAATGCGTCTAATAAGCGTGTGTGTCGAGTGAGagcattacgtatacgtaatatacatttatacacatatataagTGTGTTACATACGTCTCTGTCAGCAATTTAAAGTGCgacccttttttatttttggtttttggattGCTTTAAAACGGCTGCTCCACAAACAATGAGAGCAAATATTTCAGGAAAATTAGTTTCCTTTGTTCCTCCAGAGAGTCTGAGACAAAAGAAGCGAAATTTCCCGCAATCAGCGAAAGAAGCAACCATAAAAACGCTCAGCAGTGCAGGGCGAAAACCAAACGAACGGCAggggaaaatcaataaaatgcagTTAATATAGggattaaataaatgaaaaatactGCAGGCCAAAGTGTTCGCTCCTCCTTTAAgataaaatctattttatgCTTGGCATTTATGGCCCAGACACGCACAGTGGCCCACAAAAGTCACTGCCCGACAGCAACACTACACACTACATGTGTCAGCACGAAAGCCAATGAATTGTTTTTATGTGCTAATGTCCGGCAGGATCCGGGCCCAAAATCCGGTATGCCTTTTGCATGCCCGACACGTAAGAcgatttgatttcaatttcccAGATTCAAGCAACTTGCCACTGTCATCTTTGCCCGCCCACCCGAATGAGTTGGCAAGTTTGGCACACCGCTGCGTATGCTTAATACGATTTGGGTTCGACCATCAGATAAGCACTGGGTATTTTAGCCACTCCACTGCGGTGAGTGTCGCCGTAAACAATTTCTGATCGATGGCACCCGAAAGTAATCAAATAATTCGATTAAACCGATTTTGCTTAGCCGGTTTTCCCCagctatatatacatacgtacatatactTGTAGTACCTTAAAGCAGTGCAAAAGTCAGCCAATGTCGTCCATTTTGTCAAAAAAATATCACAGCCGTCATTTGGCGAAATCTATGCTTATCACTTATCACTTATCACTCGAGTGGACGACGTTTGCCGCCAGTTTGCCTGTGAAGTGCGTTTAATTGAAAGCCTGCGGTGTGTAATCTCACTAGTCCGATAAGAGCAGAtacttcttttttattttgggctTCGCCCAATCAAAGCCGATAAGTGCGACTACATCCTTCTTGGCCGACATCAATAagagcaacaataaaaaaaaaaaaacagtgcAAATGCCACGACTGATAAGAAATTTCACGCGAATAAACAGAAATGACTTGGTCAGAATACAAGAGACCCGGCCAATTAATCCAATGGTATATAAGTGCCGCCGCGGCCAGTGAGGAATCATTCGTTCTCCGACCATCATCATGAAAGTGCTCGTAGTATTCGCCCTGGCTctggccaccgcctccgccggTCTGCTGCCCCAGCAGCTGCCGATCCATCCCCGTGACCTGCCCGCCGTGGCCTCGATCGAGGGTCGCATCACCAACGGCAAGACCGCCACTGCCGGCCAGTTCCCCTACCAGGTGGGACTCAGCTTCGCCAGCACCAGCGGCAgctggtggtgcggtggttcCATCATCGACAACCAATGGGTTCTGACTGCTGCTCACTGCACTTCTGGGTGAGTAAAACGTGCTCATCTAAAGCAGTTCCATTTCACATAAGTTATGACGATCAACAATTGgctaaattataaattataattacagTGCCTCCGCTGTGACCATCTACTACGGAGCCACTGCACAGTGGTTCCCCCAGAGgccaaaattcaaaaaatatgaacCAGAATAGATTTGcgcaaaaagtaaacaaatcaTCTCTAAAATGTCCAGACAATACAAGACAAAACCGGTTTTTTCTAGAAAGCTAACGGGACtttctaaaaatagaattgaagTCGCAAGCACAAGCTCATTTGCGAAGCGTAGTTGGACGAATTGCATTCTTCTTAATAACAGAGCGAACTTCAAAAAGGTAAAGCGTCAGTAATACTTATCTGAttgatataatttaaaatgcagtTTAAATTTGAAGGTATttacttttataaattcattatGTTAAGTTAATTTCATTGATTTAAcactttttttgtaattatatttgatttaaccttttttgtgtattttgtgaACGTCTTTTTCATGTTTACGTAAAGTTTTAGTTGTGTCCCGCCGATACCccgaaataaatgtttatgtcATTGTATTAAAGAGTTTCTTGAGGTAATAAAACTCTTCGAGAATTTTGCGGAAAGTTGCGGATGTGCTTGTTATCGTTAATATACTAACCCAATCTCTTATTttttcaaagtcaaatttGCCAACGAAGTCTctgttttgcctttttattgtGCTGTCTGTGTGATTTTGTCTTTCGTGTATGTGTAAAATTTTCAATgctcatttaattaattattttgtcattttttctgtgtaaatTTGACTTGGCTTAAGACGGCGATTTGTATCAGTGTGTGTTTGAACGCCatcacatttttaatttatggtGCACAAAAAAGGGTATCTatacagaaaaaatacaagaaattaTCACTGCTGTACGAGATGAAATTAAGACTAAAGGCTACATAGTTGAATTGACCGAACATATGCAATGTATTCCAAAcctttgtaaacaaattgctgATTATTGGACACGCTATGATCGAAAGAAATCGTCAGTACTCAAATATAAGTCTGATTGGCTGAATCAAAACGAATCAATTCCAGTGAAAAACATCTCTAAAAAATATCAGCAAAGGGTACAAAGTCCACATCGTGGACGTCAAAAACTTGATTTTGAGGAATCCTCGGCGAGAACAAAGCGACGGCGTATAGCTCATCTGGCCGAATTAGACGAATCTGCTATTTCTTCGTTACGCACTGaatgtgaaatgaaaaatatattgccaGCAGATCCCGATGAGGTAATTTCGCTATTAATGGAGACCGCTATGTCTAAAAACCAATATTTGCTTATCAGAAACTTCGTGAACAGCAAAATAtcctttgatttttttccatGCTATAAACGTATATTAAATTCAAAGAAAAAGAGATACCCTGAAAACATATCTGTAGACGAATCTCACGCTGAAGTTGAATTACAAAGTTTATTAGATAATACAGCGTCGAGTATTTTAGAGCTACAGGCTAATGTTGTGGAAACAGTCAATGACGATTCTATTGAAAATTTGGTGTTAATTGGAAAATGGGGATTTGATGGAAGTACAGGTCATAGtgaatacaaacaaaaattttccaataatgATTTAGATGACAAAAGCTTGTTTGTGACATCCTACGTACCACTTCAACTTATTTCAAAAtctggcaataaaataatttggaaaaatccCAGGCCCTCCTCAACGCGTTACTGCAGGCCAATACGTTTCCAGTTCCAAAAAGAGACAAGTCAACTTTCTATCAATGAGGAGAGATATTTTAAAGAGAAAATAAACCTTCTAAAGCGGTCAGTgatttttattcataataGAAATATAAACGTTGAACATAGTTTACAACTGACTATGGTGGATGGAAAGGTATGCAATGCCTTAACTGAGTCATCTTCTGCCAAATGTTACATTTGTGGTGCAAATCCAAAAGAAATGAACGATTTGGACAAATGCTTAAACAAAGTTGTAAACAAAGAACATTTCGAGTTTGGTCTTTCTCCCCTTCATGCAAAAATACGCTTCTTTGAATACTTTTTACATATATCTTACAAGTCCTCCGTCAAGATGTGGCAGGTGAGAGATCcggaaaaaaaattggaagtaatgaaaagaaagcaaaaaattcaaaaagaaTTTCGCGAAAAAATGGGATTAATAGTTGACAAGCCCAGAGATGGGGGTAGAGGATCATCAAACGACGGAAATGTCGCTAGAAAATTCTTTTCTAATCCAAAATTGGCATCTGATATTACAGGAATAGATGAAAACTTGATCCATCGTTGTGCCACTATACTTCAAGCTATTGCATCGGGCTACAAAATTAATGCCAAGAAATTTAATGAATACGCTTTAGAAACTGCCAAGCAACtgacaaaaaaatattcatggTACTATTTGCCGGCTACAGTTCACAAGGTATTAATTCATGGATCTGCAATTATAGAACATGCAATTATATCAATTGGAGAGCTTTCCGAGGAAGCTGCGGAAtcaaacaacaaagaaattaaaaaatgtagaCTTTATCACAGCCGGAAAATGTCACGGATTATTACAAACACCGACATTTTGAATGCACTCCTTCTACGCTCCGATCCGTTTATAACCGGACAGAGGGACCTTGAGAAAAAGGATAAGTCAACTTTGCTTGAATCTGTTTATAGTTTGCTAGAGGAAACattgtaaaattaataataaagtattaaattaatttctaatatgcatttttatatttttcattagttttttccaaacaacaaaaataaagaagaagagAATAGAGAGAAGAATAAGACtccataaagtatatatatttgtctGCCTGCCCATTTGTCAAAAATATACACGAATTAACCTGGttttatttgctaaaaaaaattattgcctACTTATAGGTGCTTGAAAAGGggtttttttgcattttggtgGGGAAGGGGGCTCCAATCCTAACAATTTTTACACCATGCTTACTGAAGCACTATTGGATCCCTGAGGTTAAATTTGAGGTTTCTAACTGCACTGGAAGTATTTATGGCCGCGTCTCCATACAAGAGGAACCACTGTGCACTGTGCGCACCAGCGCCAAGCTCACCCAGACCGTTGCCAGCTCCAACTTCGTGCAGCATGCCAGCTACAACTCGGCTGTGCTGAGGAACGACATTTCCCTGATCAAGACCCCGTCGGTTTCCTTCACCACCGATATCAACAAGGTTGAGCTGCCCGCTCTTGCCGGTACCTACTCCACCTACGCCGGCCAGAACGCCGTTGCCTCCGGATGGGGCAAGATCTCCGATGCCGCCTCCAGCGTCGCTAGCACCCTGCAGTACGAAAACTTCTCTGTTGTGTCCGTCGCCGTTTGCCAGGACACCTATGGCTCTCTGATCGCCACCAACAAGGTGATTTGCGTTGCCACCCCCAACAAGACATCCACCTGCAACGGCGACTCTGGCGGCCCACTGGTCCTTGTCAGCGACGGCAAGCTCATCGGTGTCACCTCCTTCGTGTCCAGCGCTGGTTGCGAGTCCGGTGCCCCTGCTGGCTTCACCCGTGTGACCAGCTACTTGGACTGGATCAAGACCAACTCCGGCGTCTCCTACTAAGCACAACATGAATAAAACGATTATTAACTAACACCGAGACTCTTCGATTCTGGGAAAACTGTGGCCAGGTTAGGTTTGAACTGGttagaaaataatacaaacaTATTTTGCAGCATACTTTTAagctaaaaacaagagagatcGCTATAGTCGATATCCCCTACTATCAAATACCCGATGGCTACGAACTTGGTTCGGAAAAGCTTCTTTCCACCTTTTCCATAATCATCACCGAAC
This portion of the Drosophila santomea strain STO CAGO 1482 chromosome 3L, Prin_Dsan_1.1, whole genome shotgun sequence genome encodes:
- the LOC120449309 gene encoding serine protease 1 isoform X1 translates to MKVLVVFALALATASAGLLPQQLPIHPRDLPAVASIEGRITNGKTATAGQFPYQVGLSFASTSGSWWCGGSIIDNQWVLTAAHCTSGASAVTIYYGATVRTSAKLTQTVASSNFVQHASYNSAVLRNDISLIKTPSVSFTTDINKVELPALAGTYSTYAGQNAVASGWGKISDAASSVASTLQYENFSVVSVAVCQDTYGSLIATNKVICVATPNKTSTCNGDSGGPLVLVSDGKLIGVTSFVSSAGCESGAPAGFTRVTSYLDWIKTNSGVSY
- the LOC120449309 gene encoding serine protease 1 isoform X2 — protein: MKVLVVFALALATASAGLLPQQLPIHPRDLPAVASIEGRITNGKTATAGQFPYQVGLSFASTSGSWWCGGSIIDNQWVLTAAHCTSGASAVTIYYGATVRTSAKLTQTVASSNFVQHASYNSAVLRNDISLIKTPSVSFTTDINKVELPALAGTYSTYAGQNAVASGWGKISDAASSVASTLQYENFSVVSVAVCQDTYGSLIATNKVICVATPNKTSTCNGDSGGPLVLVSDGKLIGVTSFVSSAGCESGAPAGFTRVTSYLDWIKTNSGVSY
- the LOC120449308 gene encoding uncharacterized protein LOC120449308 yields the protein MQCIPNLCKQIADYWTRYDRKKSSVLKYKSDWLNQNESIPVKNISKKYQQRVQSPHRGRQKLDFEESSARTKRRRIAHLAELDESAISSLRTECEMKNILPADPDEVISLLMETAMSKNQYLLIRNFVNSKISFDFFPCYKRILNSKKKRYPENISVDESHAEVELQSLLDNTASSILELQANVVETVNDDSIENLVLIGKWGFDGSTGHSEYKQKFSNNDLDDKSLFVTSYVPLQLISKSGNKIIWKNPRPSSTRYCRPIRFQFQKETSQLSINEERYFKEKINLLKRSVIFIHNRNINVEHSLQLTMVDGKVCNALTESSSAKCYICGANPKEMNDLDKCLNKVVNKEHFEFGLSPLHAKIRFFEYFLHISYKSSVKMWQVRDPEKKLEVMKRKQKIQKEFREKMGLIVDKPRDGGRGSSNDGNVARKFFSNPKLASDITGIDENLIHRCATILQAIASGYKINAKKFNEYALETAKQLTKKYS